Below is a genomic region from bacterium.
CTCCGAAAGGCAGAAGTCGCCGCAAGTCCCCCGGGACCGCCGGCGACCTCCGCGGAAACGCCCTGCCGAAACCGCCCCGACCCTGACCTGCCGGAAGATGAACGCTGCGTCGGCTCGGCGGGGGAATGACGGCTTCGCTGGCGCCGTTCGCGGCGGGCGTGGGGCGTCCGAGCGGCGCGGAGCCACGGAGGGCGGAGCGCCGCGAGGCCGAGGCTCATCGCGGCAGGAAGCCGCGATGGGCCGCCCCCGCGTCCGGCGCGAACGGCGACAGCGATGACCCGGGATTCATCGGCGAGGAGATTGAGCGGGCCAGGCTGGCGGCGCACACGTCGAAGGGAACGTACCGCTGCTACTTTCCAGTCCTGACGGAGTTAGTGCTCCGGCGTCACGCCGGGCCTGGCCCATCAAGCCGCGGGCAGGTGCGCTCAGGCGAGCGGACGCTGCGGCGAAAAGGTGGGGGGCTTCCCGGCGGAAGCCCCCCCCATGTTGGTGGAGATGAGCGGGATCGAACCGCTGACCTCTTCGTTGCGAACGAAGCGCTCTCCCAACTGAGCTACACCCCCAACATGTCTATTGAGTTTTTCCAACTCGATCTTCTGGCGGAGAGGCAGGGATTCGAACCCTGGGAACATCGAAATGCTCAACGGTTTTCGAGACCGCCCCGTTCAACCACTCCGGCACCTCTCCGCAATATATTCGATTGTCCCAGGCAATGCCAGCGCGGCGTCAGGCGCCGCGGCCGGGTCCGGTCTGGCGGAGAGGGTGGGATTCGAACCCACGGTACATTGCTGCACACCCGCTTTCCAGGCGAGCCGATTCAGCCACTCTCGCACCTCTCCACCGGAATCGGTGGGGCAATATAGCACCCGATCCCGGCAAAATCAACGCCACCCGGACGGAAAATCCGGCGCCGTCAGCGGTTGCGGCGTTCCCCGAAGAAGTCGCTCAAGAGGCCCGCGCACTCCTCGCCCAGGATGCCCCCCACCACCGAAACCCGGTGGTTGTAGGGGTTGCCGTCCAGGAGCCGGGCCGTGCTCACGACGCCCCCCGCTCGCGGATCCGTGGCCCCGAAGACCACCTGCCCCACCCGCGACAGCAGGATCGCGCCGCTGCACATGGTGCAGGGTTCGAGCGTCACGTAGAGGGTCGCGTCGTCGAGGCGCCAGCTCTCCCCCTCGCCGGCCGCCGCCCCGATGGCCATGATCTCGGCGTGGGCCGTGGGGTCCTGCAGCGTCTCGACCCGGTTGCGCCCGCGGCCGATGATCCTCCCGTCCCGGACCACCACCGCACCGACGGGCACCTCGCCCTCGTCGGCGGCGGCCTGGGCCTCCTTCAGCGCCTCGTGCAGCCAACGTTCGTGCTTGGCGAAGTCGGCGAAGATTCCACCATTCATCTCACGTCACCCTCGACCACCTGGAGGTTGCCGGCCAGATCGCGCACCTCCAGTCGCACCCGCCACGGCACGACGCCCGTCGGGGCCCCGTCCCGCGGCCAGGCCACCTCGGCCGCGAACTTCTCGTCGGGAGAGTCGCAGATCCGGTCGACCGGATCCAGTCTTTCCACGCTGCCGTCGGGCAGGAAGATGCGCGCCCCGCCGAGGACGTGCCCCGCGTCGCGGGCGCGGCAGCGGACCCGGAAACCGGTCGGGATCGCCTCCAGGCGGAAGTCGGTGATCTCGGGCGCGGTGTTGTCCACGCGGATCGGCCCCAGGATGCGGCTCGCGCCGAGGGTCCGGCCCGCCGGATTGTCCCGCTCGTCGCTGGCGGTCAGGCGCACTTCGTAGACGCCGTCGGCCACCTCCGTGGTGTCCCAGCTGAGCAGGGTCTCGCGGGTCTCGAAGCGGTCGGGGCGGCTGGTCGGCAGGGGCCGCCAGGCGTCCCCGCCCTGCCGCCGGTAGGCCAGGCGATAGGTGAGCCGGTCGCCGTTGGGGTCGCTGCCCTGCCAGGTGAAGATCCGCACCGGACGGCCGAGGCCGCCGCGCACCGGACCGGGCCAGTCGTCCTCGGCCGCGCCGCGGCTGAACTCGGCCTGCAGCCCGCTGCGGAAGCGCTGGGTCACGTTGTCCGAGCCGCTGATCATGCCCCCGAGGGTGATGTCCTGCAGCTGTTCGAGCTGGAAATCGGCGATGACCGGGGGCAGGTTGTCCTGCCACGCGCTCACCGCCA
It encodes:
- the tadA gene encoding tRNA adenosine(34) deaminase TadA, whose protein sequence is MNGGIFADFAKHERWLHEALKEAQAAADEGEVPVGAVVVRDGRIIGRGRNRVETLQDPTAHAEIMAIGAAAGEGESWRLDDATLYVTLEPCTMCSGAILLSRVGQVVFGATDPRAGGVVSTARLLDGNPYNHRVSVVGGILGEECAGLLSDFFGERRNR